Below is a genomic region from Campylobacter geochelonis.
CTTCTAAGCTTTGAAGAGTTTTGGGAAAAAGGCTATATAGAGCTTCCAAGAGATGAAGAGGCTTATAAATTTGTCCGTCATGCTAAATTTAGAAAAGACCCGATAGCAAACAAACTAGCAACAATAAGTGGTAAAATTCAAATCACAGTGCCTAAATTTAGCGAACTTAACTACAAAGATTTTACTGGCTATCCAACATGGATAGAACCGGCTGAATGGTTAGGCGATAAAAACAGAAAGTATCCACTTCATCTTTTAAGCCCACATCCAAGCTATAGAGTTCATTCACAAGCTGATAACACCTATCTAAGATCGTTTTATAAAATCAACGATAGAGAACCAGTCATGATAAATCCAAATGATGCTAAAAAATATGGTATAAATCATGGCGATGTGGTTGAAATTTACAACGACCGTGGCGCAGTTTTAGCTGGTGCATTTGTGACTAAAAATATTAGCGAGGGAGTTATGGCGCTAAGTGAAGGCGCGTGGTATGCTCCAGAAAACACAACAAGCCAAAAACCAAGATGTGTAAGTGGTCATGTAAATGTCCTAACAAGCAACCGCCCTACTTCAAGTATGGCTCAAGCAACTTCGGTAAATACAAACCTAGTCGCAATCAAAAAAGCAACTGGCGTAATTCCGCCAAACACAGCTTATAATCCACCAAAAATCATAGAGGCATAATATGAAAAAAATAATTCTTTCTTTAATAGTAGCAGCAAGCGCGTATGCAAGCACGGAGCTTTTTGTAAAAAGTGATGAAAATATACTTAAACTAAAAGATGCAAATGTTTACTTTGGTAGCCCCGCAACTTTGGTAAAAGAAAAAGGCAAGAGCAAGGTTGTTAAGTTTCAAGGCTTTATAGACCCAGCAAATCCAAGCGTGATTTATGCGACTAAAAACTACAAACTTCCATTAGTTGAGAGTAAAGATATAAAAGCAGATGGTGAAAAAGCAAGCATCGAGCTTGAAATTCCAAGCCAAAATTTAACAGCCGATCAAGCCTTAGCATGGGAAGATAGTGGCGATATATTTTATGATAAATGCACAAAATGCCATGGAGTTCACGCGCCAAAAGAATTTGATATGCTTAGCTGGGAGGGACTTTACTTTAGTATGAAAGATAGAGCTCAACCAACAGATAACCAAGAAATGCAAATTTTAAGATATCTTTACGCTCATGCAAGCGATGGTATTTTAGACGAAAAATAAATTTTAACCTTCCTTTCAAAGTAGTTTAGAGTGATTTTCGCTCTAAACTAATCATAAATTTATCCAAATTTAACTATACTTTTCAAACTTAAATTTATAAAGGTAAAGTATGAAATACAAGCTTGATTGTAAAGATAGTTTTGAAAACTCTATGATGTTTTGGCTTACTCGTTATGTTAAATTTAAACTAAGCTCACTTTCAAACAAAGAACTTCGCGACCCAAAAGAACTAGCATCGATAAATTTCTCACTATCTAAAGGCGTTGCTAGTATAAACGAGCTTGATGGGCTTGTTAAAAAAGCGCGAAATGCTGGGCTAACTGGCGTTAATACCTACTTTAATCCACTTAAAAAAATTTATGAAACGCTGATGTTTTACGAGCTTGATAGTCTAAAACGTATAGATGAAGAGTTGCTAAGCGAGGTGCTTGCTAGCACAACTGGTGGGCTAAGCGATGCAAGTAAAAAAAACTACCGCATCGCTGTGATAAACTTTTTTAACTTTTTAGATAGACAAAATGAAGATGATGGAAGATCACATAACTTCGGTATCGTGCTTAAAAACTGGGGTGGAATTAGTGGCTTAAGAGGGCAAAAACTACCAGAGTTTATGAGCGAAGAAGAGATAAAACGCTTTCTTGATGCGATAGAAAGTGCTGAGTTTAAATCCAACAGCGACCGAAATAAAGGCATTATAAAGCTTATAATTTTTACAGGAATCAGAGTCGGAGAGGCGATAAATTTAAGAAAAAAAGATATCAGCGAAGATGGGGAACTTTTTGTTATACGGATTCGTGGCAAAGGCAACAAATACCGCGTTGTGATGATAAAAAAACATCTTATTCAAAACCATTTAGATACCTTACCAACGCACTTTGATAACAAAGAGGGCTTTGTTTTTATAAACAAAAATGGAGCGCGCCTGACTCAAGCTTATATCAGCCGAATAGTCGAGCAAATTCTTTTTAAAGCTGGAATTAGAAAAGAAAAAAACGGCGCTCATATGCTTCGCCACACCTTTGCAACCATGCTTTATAGGAAACAAAAAGACTTGGTTTTAGTCCAAGAAGCGCTAGGCCACGCAAGCCTAAATACATCGCGAATTTACACGCACTTTGATAGCGATAAACTCCGCCTTGCAGCGCAAGTTGCAGAGGACTTTAGCGAGTAAATTTATCTTTTTTAAGGACTTGATTGAAATCAACTTTTATATCTAGCTTTTCTCCTACAATTACACAAATAACTATTCTTAAGGAGAACAAATGAGTAAAGATACATTAGAGATGTTTTGTCATCAATGCGAGATGAGTGCGATAGGCGGCTGTGGAAGCAAGGGTCAAAGCATGGGAACTTGTGGAAAAGATAGCACTTTGGCAAGACTGCAAGACATGATGATTTTTGGGCTTAAAGGTATGAGTGCGTATCGCCACCACGCAAACGAACTAGGAGCTGATACTAAAATCGTTGATGATACAATCGCCCAAACACTGTATTTTACGCTAACAAATATGAACTTTAACTTTGATGAGCATATAGAGCAAGTGCTTAAAGTAGGTAAAGCTGGCGTTGATGTGATGGGAATTTTAAGCGAGGCCCATACTAAAACTTTTGGAGTTCCAAGTCCGGTTAGAGTTACGCAAAACAAGGCTGAGGGCAAAGCGATTTTAATCAGCGGTCACAACCTTCATGCGCTTAAAGAGCTGTTAGAACAGACAAAAGACAAAGGTATCAACATCTACACCCACTCAGAAATGCTTCCAGCTCACGGGTATCCAAAGCTTCGCAAATACCCTCACCTTAAAGGCAACATCGGCAAGGCGTGGTTTGATCAAACCAAGCTGTTTAACGAATTTGGCGGTGCGATTGTGATGAGTACGAACTGTATCGTTCCACTTCGCTCAAACTGCGAATATAGCGATAGACTTTTTGGGTATGACATCGCAGGAACAAAGGGCGTTACGCATATAGTGGGCGATGATTTTACTCCGGTGATACAAAAAGCGCTAAGCTTGCCTGATGTTACTGGCTTTGATAGCGATGAAACACTTGTTACAGGACATCACTATAAGGCTATTTTACCGATGGCTGGAGAGATTTTAGAAGCGATTAGTGCTGGAAAAATCAGAAGATTTTTTGTAATCGCTGGTTGCGATGCACCAGGAAAAGATCGCAACTACTACCGCGAACTTGCGCTTGCGCTGCCAAAAGATTGTGTGATTTTAACTTCAAGTTGTGGAAAATTCCGCTTTAATGATGTTGATTTTGGTGTTATCGAAGGTACGCAAATTCCACGCTATATCGATCTTGGACAATGCAACGATAGCAATGGCGCAGTTGCAATCGCTTCAGCGCTAAGTGAAGCAACAGGCATTGCCATAAATGACCTACCAGTTTCAATTGTGCTTATGTGGATGGAGCAAAAAGCTATCATAATCTTACTTGCACTACTTTATTTAGGCGTGAAAAATGTCCATATCGGGCCGACTTTACCAGAATTTGTTAATGATGAGATTTTGGGCTTTTTGGTTGAAAAATACAATTTAAGCTTGATTAGCGGTGATGCTCAGGCGGATTTAAAGAAATTTTTAGGCGAGTAAAACATTAAAATAAAAGGAGTTTTTGCTCCTTTTAACTACTAGTTTTAAAGATAAACTATTTGGTTTTAAAATGGATGGTTTAATTTAGTAAATTTAACAGCGCGGTATCTTTTTATAAAACTCTTCTAAATTTTTAATTTTTTTGGCGCACTTAGAACACTAAGAATTGAGTAAATTCGCTCTAGTTTTCTTATAAGGTTTGAATTTTTTTGTAAATTTACTTCATATTTTCTATGGTGATGCAACTTTATCGCTTGTTTGATTTTAAATTTGACATTAAAATAAGTGAAAAATGTTGTTTTGATGTTAAATTTGCTTCTAATTTTTTTTAAAACTCTTATAAATTTTTACACTTTTATTTAATATTTTAGGCAACAAAATCAAATTCAACTTAATTAAAGCCTATATTTTCATAAATTTTAATTATAAAATTTGATTAGAAATGTCTTGAAAGTAAAAATTAGGAAATTGATTTTAATATCGCTTCTAAATTTGCACTCATTTTTAATAAAAGTTTTGATTTAGCCCTGCTCTAGCCGTTGCCTTATATAAATATCTTTTTTGAATCAAAGCTATTATTAAGTTTTACCACATGCAAAGGCAAATTCAACTCTTTTTTCAACAAAGCTATATCCAAGCGCCATAAATCAATAGTTTAAAATCTTTATATTATTTTTATATTTTTAAATTTTTTAAGCTAGAAAATCAAATATTTGGCATTTTCATACATTTTTACTTTTTTTAACTCTAACTTTGAACCATTTCCACCATCAAGTAAAACAAAGTAAATCTTGCTAAATTTTATAATTTATACAATTATCTACCATCTTGCATTTCTATTTTTAAATTTCTTAAAATATTATAAATTTATACGGTTTGCAAGTTTTATTATGTAGGCAAATATAAAAATTCTCTAAATTTATATCTTAAAATTCCAATTTTATAATCTCAAATTTAAACTTATAAATTCATAATTTATGCATTTTACTAACCAATCTCATCAGCAAATTAGCAATATTTGAAAAAATATTATCAAATTTAAGCAAACTTTCTTTATAAATTTACAAAAATACAAATATAGATATTAAAGCTGCATAAATTTTACTATTTTACTTGACAAACTATTTTTTACGTGGTATAATCACATTTCTTTTTTGGTTGGGGTATAGCCAAGCGGTAAGGCAACTGGTTTTGGTCCAGTCATTCAGAGGTTCGAATCCTCTTACCCCATCTAGATTTCTGACGCAGGATGGAGCAGTGGTAGCTCGTCGGGCTCATAACCCGAAGGCCGGGGGTTCAAGTCCCTCTCCTGCAACCACCTATTCAAAAATTATATCAAAACCCCCATTTTAACGTTACTATGGTATGTATCATTTTTAAAAAATCTGCTCATACCAGCGATTTAATAGCAAATTCTTGCCCCAACAATTTGCCCT
It encodes:
- a CDS encoding tyrosine-type recombinase/integrase; amino-acid sequence: MKYKLDCKDSFENSMMFWLTRYVKFKLSSLSNKELRDPKELASINFSLSKGVASINELDGLVKKARNAGLTGVNTYFNPLKKIYETLMFYELDSLKRIDEELLSEVLASTTGGLSDASKKNYRIAVINFFNFLDRQNEDDGRSHNFGIVLKNWGGISGLRGQKLPEFMSEEEIKRFLDAIESAEFKSNSDRNKGIIKLIIFTGIRVGEAINLRKKDISEDGELFVIRIRGKGNKYRVVMIKKHLIQNHLDTLPTHFDNKEGFVFINKNGARLTQAYISRIVEQILFKAGIRKEKNGAHMLRHTFATMLYRKQKDLVLVQEALGHASLNTSRIYTHFDSDKLRLAAQVAEDFSE
- the hcp gene encoding hydroxylamine reductase, with the translated sequence MSKDTLEMFCHQCEMSAIGGCGSKGQSMGTCGKDSTLARLQDMMIFGLKGMSAYRHHANELGADTKIVDDTIAQTLYFTLTNMNFNFDEHIEQVLKVGKAGVDVMGILSEAHTKTFGVPSPVRVTQNKAEGKAILISGHNLHALKELLEQTKDKGINIYTHSEMLPAHGYPKLRKYPHLKGNIGKAWFDQTKLFNEFGGAIVMSTNCIVPLRSNCEYSDRLFGYDIAGTKGVTHIVGDDFTPVIQKALSLPDVTGFDSDETLVTGHHYKAILPMAGEILEAISAGKIRRFFVIAGCDAPGKDRNYYRELALALPKDCVILTSSCGKFRFNDVDFGVIEGTQIPRYIDLGQCNDSNGAVAIASALSEATGIAINDLPVSIVLMWMEQKAIIILLALLYLGVKNVHIGPTLPEFVNDEILGFLVEKYNLSLISGDAQADLKKFLGE